A region of Sulfitobacter faviae DNA encodes the following proteins:
- a CDS encoding IS3 family transposase (programmed frameshift) codes for MNKKPGTSKDAADKLVKNIRRKTRQTYSAEEKIRIVLAGLRGEESISALCRREGISDSLYYTWSKEFLEAGKRRLSGDTARQATSPEVKDLRSEAMALKECVADLTLENRLLKKKHDRGWGVRGMRYPATEKLEIIRTVEGSHLPTKMTLDMLGIPRTTFYRWYDRYVEGGLDALADRAPRPKSVWNRIPQDRRDDLIEFALEHEALTTRELAVKYTDEKRYFISESSTYRILKAADLITAPEYVVIKAADEFSDKTTAINQMWQTDFTYFKIIGWGWYYLSTILDDYSRYIIAWKLCTTMRAEDVTDTIELALTASGCDQAVVRHKPRLLSDNGSCYISGDLAKWLGDQKMDHVRGAPFHPQTQGKIERWHQTMKNRVLLENYYLPGDLERQIGAFVDYYNNQRYHESLSNVTPADVYFGRDKAIIREREKIKKMTIQSRRLQHQKQAA; via the exons ATGAACAAGAAGCCCGGAACATCGAAAGACGCAGCTGACAAGCTGGTCAAAAACATCCGCCGCAAGACCCGCCAGACCTACTCGGCGGAGGAGAAGATCCGCATTGTTTTGGCCGGATTGCGCGGGGAGGAAAGCATCTCGGCGTTATGTCGCCGCGAGGGTATCTCTGACAGCCTGTATTATACTTGGTCGAAGGAATTCCTTGAGGCTGGAAAGCGTCGCCTTTCCGGCGACACAGCGCGTCAGGCGACATCGCCTGAGGTGAAGGATCTGCGATCCGAGGCCATGGCTCTGAAAGAATGCGTGGCTGATCTAACCCTTGAGAACCGCCTGCTCA AAAAAAAGCATGACAGGGGCTGGGGAGTTCGAGGAATGAGGTATCCAGCAACCGAGAAGCTTGAGATCATTCGCACGGTTGAGGGATCACACCTGCCCACAAAAATGACCCTTGATATGCTGGGTATCCCGCGCACGACATTTTACCGATGGTATGACCGCTACGTCGAAGGCGGCCTTGATGCATTGGCGGACCGCGCGCCTCGGCCGAAGTCGGTCTGGAACCGTATTCCGCAGGACCGGCGGGATGATCTGATCGAGTTTGCGCTGGAACATGAGGCGCTGACCACACGCGAACTGGCCGTCAAATATACTGATGAGAAGCGGTATTTTATCTCTGAATCATCGACTTACCGCATTCTGAAAGCTGCCGATCTGATCACGGCACCCGAGTATGTGGTGATCAAGGCTGCCGATGAGTTCTCGGACAAAACCACGGCGATCAATCAGATGTGGCAGACCGACTTCACCTACTTCAAGATCATCGGCTGGGGCTGGTATTACCTCAGCACGATCCTGGACGATTACAGCCGGTATATCATTGCCTGGAAGCTCTGCACGACCATGCGAGCCGAGGACGTGACAGACACCATTGAGCTGGCTCTTACGGCGTCTGGCTGCGACCAAGCCGTGGTCCGACACAAGCCGCGCCTGCTCAGCGACAACGGGTCGTGCTACATATCCGGCGACCTGGCCAAATGGCTGGGGGACCAGAAAATGGATCACGTTCGCGGTGCGCCGTTCCATCCGCAAACCCAGGGCAAAATCGAGCGCTGGCATCAGACCATGAAGAACCGGGTTCTACTGGAAAACTACTACCTGCCCGGCGATCTTGAACGCCAGATCGGGGCCTTCGTCGACTATTACAACAACCAGCGCTACCACGAGAGCCTGAGCAACGTCACACCCGCTGACGTCTATTTTGGACGTGACAAAGCCATCATCAGAGAAAGGGAAAAGATCAAGAAAATGACGATCCAAAGCCGCCGCTTGCAACATCAAAAACAAGCAGCATAA
- a CDS encoding ETC complex I subunit: protein MRARIYQPARTAMSSGTAKTRVWLLEFSPAEARRVDPLMGWTSSDDTQSQVRLQFDTREAAEEYARDHGIDAQVQLPNKRKPNVRPGGYGENFATGRRGAWTH, encoded by the coding sequence ATGCGCGCACGTATCTACCAACCCGCCCGTACAGCGATGTCCTCCGGCACGGCCAAGACCCGTGTCTGGCTGCTTGAGTTTTCGCCCGCGGAAGCGCGCAGGGTCGATCCGCTGATGGGTTGGACGTCGTCAGATGATACGCAAAGCCAAGTGCGCTTGCAGTTCGACACCCGCGAAGCCGCCGAAGAATACGCCCGCGATCATGGCATCGACGCGCAGGTGCAACTGCCCAACAAGCGCAAGCCCAACGTCCGCCCCGGCGGCTATGGCGAGAATTTCGCGACCGGTCGCCGTGGGGCGTGGACGCACTGA
- a CDS encoding antifreeze protein, with protein MTPFALFALQSQIAALAVETQIVMSLRLLGMAGALPARPGENNRMVAEKGPAMVKAFTAGTQAMMLGKRPDQIIDASLAPLARKVRQNRKRLMK; from the coding sequence ATGACCCCCTTCGCCCTCTTCGCCCTACAAAGCCAGATCGCCGCCCTTGCGGTGGAAACCCAGATCGTGATGTCGCTGCGCCTCTTGGGCATGGCAGGCGCGCTGCCCGCCCGCCCCGGTGAGAACAACCGCATGGTGGCCGAGAAAGGCCCGGCCATGGTCAAAGCCTTCACCGCCGGGACGCAGGCCATGATGCTGGGCAAACGCCCCGATCAGATTATCGACGCCTCGCTCGCCCCTCTGGCCCGCAAGGTGCGACAGAATCGCAAACGGTTAATGAAGTAG
- the uvrB gene encoding excinuclease ABC subunit UvrB has translation MPYAHSDKTEGMPMLANPAPDVRNRPKLEGGHKFKLVTEFDPAGDQPTAIKELTEGVNSGERDQVLLGATGTGKTFTMAKVIEETQRPAIILAPNKTLAAQLYGEFKGFFPDNAVEYFVSYYDYYQPEAYVARSDTFIEKESQINEQIDRMRHSATRALLERDDVIIVASVSCIYGIGSVETYGAMTQDLKAGSMYDQRKVIADLVAQQYKRNDAAFQRGSFRVRGDSLEIFPAHLDDRAWRLSFFGEELESITEFDPLTGEKTDTFEQIRVYANSHYVTPKPTMQQAIQGIKKELRTRLDQLVADGKLLEAQRLEQRTNFDIEMLEATGVCNGIENYSRYLTGRAPGEPPPTLFEFIPDNAIVFADESHVSVPQIGGMYKGDYRRKFTLAEHGFRLPSCMDNRPLKFEEWDAMRPQSVFVSATPAAWEIEQSGGVFTEQVIRPTGLLDPKVEIRPVEMQVDDLLDEVRKVAADGYRTLCTVLTKRMAEDLTEYMHEQGIRVRYMHSDIDTIERIEILRDLRLGAFDVLIGINLLREGLDIPECGLVAILDADKEGFLRSETSLIQTIGRAARNAEGRVIMYADRITGSMERAMGETERRRAKQIAYNEEHGITPATVKKNVEDILAGLYKGDVDMNRVTAKVDKPMAGGNLQAVLDGLRADMRKAAENLEFEEAARLRDEVKRLEAVDLAVADDPMARQQAVDRAVDAAQQASGRSTSGRGGMRGGNVKRRKR, from the coding sequence ATGCCCTATGCCCATTCCGACAAGACCGAGGGGATGCCGATGCTGGCAAACCCCGCCCCAGACGTGCGCAACCGCCCCAAGCTGGAGGGCGGCCATAAGTTCAAACTGGTCACCGAATTCGACCCGGCGGGCGACCAGCCCACGGCGATCAAGGAACTGACCGAAGGGGTGAACTCGGGCGAACGCGATCAGGTGCTTCTGGGCGCCACCGGGACAGGCAAGACCTTCACCATGGCCAAGGTCATCGAAGAGACGCAGCGCCCCGCCATCATCCTCGCCCCCAACAAGACGCTGGCGGCGCAGCTTTACGGCGAGTTCAAGGGCTTCTTCCCCGACAACGCGGTGGAATATTTCGTCTCCTACTACGACTATTACCAGCCCGAGGCCTATGTCGCGCGCTCCGACACCTTCATCGAGAAGGAAAGCCAGATCAACGAGCAGATCGACCGGATGCGCCACTCCGCCACCCGCGCGCTTTTGGAGCGTGACGACGTGATCATCGTGGCCTCGGTCTCCTGCATCTACGGCATCGGCAGCGTCGAGACCTATGGCGCGATGACCCAAGACCTGAAAGCGGGCAGCATGTACGACCAGCGCAAGGTCATCGCCGATCTGGTCGCCCAGCAGTACAAGCGCAACGACGCGGCTTTCCAGCGCGGCTCTTTCCGGGTGCGCGGCGACAGTCTGGAAATCTTCCCCGCCCACCTCGACGACCGCGCATGGCGGCTGTCCTTCTTCGGCGAGGAGTTGGAAAGCATCACCGAGTTCGACCCGCTCACAGGTGAGAAGACCGACACCTTCGAGCAAATCCGCGTCTACGCCAACAGCCACTACGTGACCCCGAAACCGACGATGCAGCAGGCCATTCAGGGCATCAAGAAAGAGCTGCGCACCCGGCTTGACCAGCTCGTCGCCGACGGCAAGCTGCTGGAGGCGCAGCGGCTGGAGCAGCGCACCAATTTCGATATCGAGATGCTGGAGGCCACCGGCGTCTGCAACGGGATCGAGAACTACTCGCGCTATCTGACGGGGCGCGCCCCGGGCGAGCCGCCCCCCACCCTCTTCGAGTTCATCCCCGACAACGCCATCGTCTTCGCCGACGAAAGCCACGTCTCGGTGCCGCAGATCGGCGGCATGTACAAGGGCGACTACCGCCGCAAGTTCACGCTGGCCGAACACGGCTTCCGCCTGCCGTCCTGCATGGACAACCGACCCCTCAAGTTCGAGGAGTGGGACGCCATGCGCCCGCAGTCGGTCTTCGTCTCCGCCACCCCGGCGGCATGGGAAATCGAGCAATCGGGCGGCGTCTTCACCGAACAGGTCATCCGCCCCACCGGCCTTTTGGACCCCAAGGTCGAGATCCGTCCCGTGGAGATGCAGGTCGACGACCTGCTTGATGAGGTGCGCAAAGTGGCCGCCGACGGTTACCGCACACTCTGCACCGTGCTGACCAAGCGCATGGCCGAGGACCTTACCGAATACATGCACGAACAGGGCATCCGCGTGCGCTACATGCACTCGGACATCGACACGATCGAGCGGATCGAGATCCTGCGCGACCTGCGCCTCGGCGCCTTCGACGTGCTGATCGGGATCAACCTGCTGCGTGAGGGGCTCGACATTCCCGAATGTGGGTTGGTCGCCATCCTCGACGCCGACAAGGAGGGTTTCCTGCGTTCGGAAACCTCGCTGATCCAGACCATCGGCCGTGCCGCGCGGAACGCCGAAGGCCGCGTCATCATGTACGCCGACCGCATCACCGGCTCGATGGAGCGCGCCATGGGCGAGACCGAGCGCCGCCGCGCCAAGCAGATCGCCTATAACGAGGAACACGGCATCACCCCCGCCACGGTGAAAAAGAACGTCGAAGACATCCTCGCCGGACTCTACAAGGGCGACGTAGACATGAACCGCGTCACCGCCAAGGTCGACAAGCCGATGGCGGGCGGCAACCTGCAAGCCGTGCTCGACGGGCTGCGCGCCGATATGCGCAAGGCCGCCGAAAACCTCGAGTTCGAAGAGGCCGCGCGCCTGCGTGACGAGGTCAAGCGGTTGGAGGCCGTGGACCTTGCCGTCGCTGACGACCCGATGGCGCGCCAGCAGGCAGTCGACCGCGCCGTCGATGCCGCGCAGCAAGCCTCGGGCCGCAGCACCTCAGGCCGCGGCGGAATGCGCGGCGGCAATGTAAAACGCCGGAAACGCTAA
- a CDS encoding PRC-barrel domain-containing protein, which produces MTDTTAPASLVSSDNVNGTAVFGADGTEIGHIDHLMIDKKSGKVAYAVMGFGGFLGLGEEHYPVPWNALNYDPSRDGFMTNIDEATVKGAPERTEQWHSDRAWQERTFDHYGVPYYWI; this is translated from the coding sequence ATGACTGACACGACAGCACCCGCATCGCTGGTTTCTTCGGACAACGTGAACGGCACCGCCGTTTTCGGCGCGGATGGGACCGAAATCGGCCATATCGACCACCTGATGATCGACAAGAAATCCGGCAAGGTCGCCTATGCCGTGATGGGCTTCGGCGGCTTTCTGGGGCTCGGGGAAGAGCATTATCCGGTGCCGTGGAACGCGTTGAACTACGACCCGTCCCGCGATGGTTTCATGACCAACATCGACGAGGCAACGGTCAAAGGCGCGCCGGAACGGACCGAGCAGTGGCACAGCGACCGCGCGTGGCAAGAGCGGACGTTCGATCACTACGGCGTGCCTTATTACTGGATTTGA
- a CDS encoding PLDc N-terminal domain-containing protein, with product MEYGLLGLIILIADIYAIYQVVTSSASGAAKIAWVLGIIILPVLGFIVWLIAGPRGNKAHV from the coding sequence ATGGAATATGGACTTTTAGGGCTCATCATCCTCATCGCCGACATCTACGCCATCTATCAGGTCGTTACCTCCAGCGCCTCGGGCGCGGCCAAGATCGCATGGGTCTTAGGCATCATCATCCTGCCGGTGCTGGGCTTCATCGTCTGGCTCATTGCAGGCCCCCGCGGCAACAAGGCCCACGTCTAA
- a CDS encoding DUF4864 domain-containing protein — protein MRKGMFTFFGGLVLSALLSFGAMAQQAEIEETINRQFDAFRANDFAAALEFATPNLQRYFQTPENFRSMVSNGYPMVQNPAEVRFLDRRADGARFYQVVQVVDPQGFTHLLGYLMERTEAGWRIGAVQILDAPGANV, from the coding sequence ATGCGCAAAGGGATGTTCACGTTCTTCGGAGGGCTGGTGCTATCGGCCCTCCTGAGCTTTGGCGCGATGGCGCAGCAGGCCGAGATCGAAGAGACGATCAACCGCCAGTTCGACGCTTTTCGCGCGAATGATTTCGCCGCCGCATTAGAATTCGCCACGCCGAATTTGCAGCGCTATTTCCAGACCCCTGAGAACTTTCGCAGCATGGTGAGCAATGGCTACCCGATGGTGCAGAACCCGGCGGAGGTGCGGTTCCTCGACCGGCGCGCGGATGGGGCACGTTTTTATCAGGTGGTGCAGGTGGTTGATCCTCAGGGGTTCACGCATCTGTTGGGCTATCTGATGGAGCGGACGGAGGCGGGCTGGCGCATCGGCGCGGTGCAAATCCTCGACGCGCCGGGGGCCAATGTTTGA
- a CDS encoding lysine--tRNA ligase — MSETRDAALSSKAWPFEEARRVLKRYAKKPPEKGYVLFETGYGPSGLPHIGTFGEVLRTTMIKRAFEEISDIPTKLVCFSDDLDGMRKVPGNVPQQEMLAEHMHKPLTSVPDPFGTHESFGHHNNAMLRRFLDTFGFEYEFYSAREFYRSGQFDEVLLRACEKYDEIMAVMLKSLREERAQTYSIFLPIHPETGRVMYVPMKEVNAKDGTITFDDEDGNEMTLPVTGGNVKLQWKPDFGARWAALDVDFEMYGKEHATNTAIYDRICEILGGKKPEHFSYELFLDENGQKISKSSGNGISIDQWLTYASTESLSYFMFLKPKTAKRMYFDVIPKAVDEYHQQLRAYETQDVKARLNNPVWHIHGGDVPKSDMVVPFSMLLNLASVSSAEDKSQLWGFIQRYAPEATPETNPGMDAAAGHAVRYFNDFVKPTKVFRAPTELEREALEDLRDRLKVWDGGLDAEALQSMVFAVGKERFDPLRDWFKALYQVLLGADQGPRFGGFIALYGVEETVALIDDALAGKLTGA, encoded by the coding sequence ATGTCCGAGACCCGAGACGCGGCACTCAGCAGCAAAGCATGGCCCTTTGAAGAAGCGCGCCGGGTGCTCAAACGCTATGCCAAGAAGCCGCCGGAGAAGGGTTACGTCCTGTTCGAGACGGGCTATGGCCCCTCGGGCTTGCCGCATATCGGCACCTTCGGCGAAGTGCTGCGCACCACGATGATCAAGCGCGCCTTTGAAGAGATCAGCGACATCCCGACCAAGCTGGTGTGTTTCTCGGACGACCTCGACGGTATGCGCAAGGTGCCGGGCAACGTGCCGCAGCAAGAGATGCTGGCCGAGCATATGCACAAGCCGCTGACCTCCGTGCCGGACCCTTTCGGCACGCATGAGAGCTTTGGCCATCACAACAACGCCATGCTGCGCCGCTTCCTCGACACCTTCGGCTTCGAGTACGAGTTCTATTCCGCGCGCGAATTCTACCGCTCGGGCCAGTTCGACGAGGTGCTGCTGCGCGCCTGCGAGAAGTACGACGAGATCATGGCGGTGATGCTGAAGTCCCTGCGCGAAGAGCGCGCGCAGACCTATTCGATCTTCCTGCCGATCCACCCCGAAACGGGGCGCGTGATGTATGTGCCGATGAAGGAGGTCAACGCCAAGGACGGCACGATCACCTTCGACGACGAGGACGGCAACGAGATGACCCTGCCGGTCACCGGTGGCAATGTGAAGTTGCAGTGGAAGCCCGATTTCGGTGCCCGCTGGGCCGCGCTCGACGTGGATTTCGAGATGTATGGCAAGGAACACGCCACCAACACCGCGATCTACGACCGCATCTGCGAGATCCTCGGCGGCAAGAAGCCCGAGCATTTCAGCTATGAGCTGTTCCTCGACGAGAACGGGCAGAAGATCTCCAAGTCTTCCGGCAACGGCATCTCAATCGACCAGTGGCTGACCTATGCCAGCACGGAGAGCCTGTCGTATTTCATGTTCCTCAAGCCCAAGACGGCCAAGCGCATGTATTTCGACGTGATCCCCAAGGCGGTCGACGAATACCACCAGCAGCTGCGCGCCTATGAGACGCAGGACGTGAAGGCGCGGCTGAATAACCCCGTCTGGCACATCCACGGCGGCGATGTGCCGAAGTCGGACATGGTGGTGCCCTTCTCGATGCTCTTGAACCTCGCCTCCGTGTCGAGCGCCGAGGACAAGTCGCAGCTTTGGGGCTTCATCCAGCGCTATGCGCCTGAGGCGACGCCCGAGACCAACCCCGGCATGGATGCGGCGGCGGGCCACGCGGTGCGCTATTTCAACGACTTCGTGAAGCCCACGAAGGTGTTCCGCGCGCCCACCGAGCTGGAGCGCGAGGCGCTGGAAGACCTGCGCGACCGGCTCAAGGTCTGGGACGGCGGGCTGGATGCCGAGGCGCTGCAAAGCATGGTCTTTGCCGTCGGCAAGGAGCGTTTCGACCCGCTGCGAGACTGGTTCAAGGCGCTGTACCAAGTGCTGCTGGGTGCCGATCAGGGGCCGCGGTTTGGCGGCTTCATCGCGCTTTACGGCGTGGAAGAGACCGTCGCGCTGATCGACGATGCGCTGGCGGGCAAGCTGACCGGCGCGTGA
- a CDS encoding tellurite resistance TerB family protein has translation MPDTSSLSLSAQDSLVALMIAVSASDEDIRTAELVKIESALNLLPVFSGYDNDRVSTIGKTVFDLFEQEDGLDALFGLIREALPERLHETAYALACDVAAADGTLDEAELRLLEEIRYELNIDRLHAAAIERGARARHLT, from the coding sequence ATGCCCGACACATCTTCCCTCTCGCTCAGCGCCCAAGACAGCCTTGTCGCGCTGATGATCGCGGTCTCGGCCTCGGATGAGGACATCCGCACCGCCGAACTGGTCAAAATCGAATCCGCGCTGAACCTGCTGCCGGTCTTCTCGGGCTATGACAATGATCGCGTCTCGACGATTGGCAAAACGGTTTTCGACCTGTTCGAACAGGAGGACGGATTGGATGCCCTCTTTGGCCTGATCCGCGAGGCCCTGCCGGAGCGTTTGCATGAAACGGCCTATGCGCTGGCCTGCGACGTGGCCGCCGCCGATGGCACGCTGGACGAGGCCGAGCTGCGCCTGCTCGAAGAAATCCGCTATGAGCTTAACATCGACCGGCTCCACGCCGCCGCGATCGAACGCGGCGCGCGGGCGCGGCACCTGACCTGA
- a CDS encoding nicotinate-nucleotide adenylyltransferase has protein sequence MPFATKGQVVGLLGGSFDPAHEGHAHITREALKRFGLDRVWWLLSPGNPLKEHGPAPMAQRMARARVVMDHPKVEITDIEAQLGTRYTAQTLAALRRHYPGVRFVWLMGADNLAQFHLWQDWRQIMETVPVGVLARPGQRISARMSRAAALYAPYRIAGRNSQLLGRATAPAWCFVNVPMVDVSSTALRAAGGWRSA, from the coding sequence ATGCCATTCGCCACCAAAGGGCAGGTCGTCGGCCTGTTGGGCGGGTCCTTTGACCCGGCGCATGAGGGGCATGCGCATATCACCCGCGAGGCCTTGAAACGCTTTGGGCTGGATCGGGTCTGGTGGCTGCTGAGCCCCGGCAACCCGTTGAAAGAGCATGGCCCGGCGCCCATGGCGCAGCGCATGGCGCGGGCGCGGGTGGTGATGGATCACCCCAAGGTCGAGATCACGGATATCGAGGCGCAGCTTGGCACGCGCTACACCGCACAGACGCTGGCGGCGCTGCGGCGGCACTATCCCGGGGTGCGGTTCGTCTGGCTGATGGGGGCCGATAACCTTGCGCAGTTCCACCTCTGGCAAGACTGGCGGCAGATCATGGAGACGGTGCCGGTGGGCGTGCTGGCGCGGCCCGGGCAGCGCATCTCGGCCCGGATGAGCCGGGCGGCGGCGCTTTATGCGCCCTACCGGATTGCAGGACGAAACAGCCAGTTGCTGGGCCGGGCCACGGCGCCGGCTTGGTGTTTCGTGAATGTGCCGATGGTCGATGTCTCTTCCACCGCATTGCGCGCGGCGGGGGGCTGGCGCTCAGCGTAG
- a CDS encoding universal stress protein has product MTKSTIVVGLDGSEAGARALAFAQSQAKQIGDCSITVCFVIEWSPFTFQTKEENEQRHKRREQELQRAHDVVLDPAVAEAKAAGVEVEGLVRHGDVADILEAVAKKRGAVQIVVGRVGERGLKRLFGGVTGRLVAGSSVPVTIIP; this is encoded by the coding sequence ATGACAAAATCCACCATCGTTGTGGGTCTGGACGGGTCGGAGGCCGGCGCGCGAGCCTTGGCGTTTGCCCAGTCACAGGCCAAACAGATCGGGGATTGTTCGATCACCGTTTGCTTTGTGATCGAATGGTCGCCTTTCACCTTTCAGACCAAGGAAGAGAACGAGCAGCGCCACAAGCGGCGCGAACAGGAGTTGCAGCGCGCCCATGACGTGGTGCTCGACCCTGCCGTGGCCGAGGCAAAGGCCGCCGGTGTCGAGGTCGAGGGACTCGTGCGGCATGGCGACGTGGCCGATATCCTCGAAGCGGTGGCCAAGAAGCGCGGCGCGGTTCAGATCGTCGTCGGGCGGGTTGGTGAGCGGGGCCTCAAGCGGCTCTTTGGTGGAGTGACGGGCCGGTTGGTCGCGGGCTCCAGCGTGCCGGTCACGATCATTCCCTGA